The window TGTGTTACACCAAATATTTTTAGATTTAAATACTTGAGATGCTGAATTTAATGGTGTTACTGATTTAACACGAATTATTTTATCTAATTTATTAAATTTATCACTAAGGACTATATTACCTTCAATTTTCTTTTCTGCTATTTCCGAATTATCTGCTCGAATATAATCTAATTCACTTTGCGAAACAAAACGACTCTCTTCTGGTTTTGTTCTAACAAATAAATACCAAATAATCGCCAAGAAAATACCTGGAATAGCAAAGAGAATAAAGACCCAACGCCAACCATAAGTTAAAGCTATCCAAACAACCAATGGTGGGACAATAATGGGAGCAAACATAGTTGATGCTATATAAACACCCGTTGCCGTTGCCTTTTCTTTTGCTGGAAACCAATTATTAATTGTGGATGTCAAGCCTACAGGTGTTGGTGCTTCAGCCATTCCTAACCCTAAACGTAACCACTTAATTGCAAAGGCAGATTGAGCTAATCCGATTAACCATGTCATCGCAGAGAAGCCAAGAATGGATAAAGATACCATTCCTCTTATCCCTCGTTTCGCCATCCAAAAACCTGCTGGAATTTGACACAATGCATAACCTAAGAAAAACATGCTTGCTAAAGAACCAGCTTCTAAATTTGTTAATTTAAACTCATCTGTAATAAAAGGTAAAACAGCTCCAATATTACTTCTATCAGCATAGTTTACAGCATAGACAATAAAAATCAGGGCC of the Providencia rettgeri genome contains:
- a CDS encoding MFS transporter; translated protein: MINSINPKTNYRWVVLALIFIVYAVNYADRSNIGAVLPFITDEFKLTNLEAGSLASMFFLGYALCQIPAGFWMAKRGIRGMVSLSILGFSAMTWLIGLAQSAFAIKWLRLGLGMAEAPTPVGLTSTINNWFPAKEKATATGVYIASTMFAPIIVPPLVVWIALTYGWRWVFILFAIPGIFLAIIWYLFVRTKPEESRFVSQSELDYIRADNSEIAEKKIEGNIVLSDKFNKLDKIIRVKSVTPLNSASQVFKSKNIWCNTIAYFMMVSILYGILTWIPSYLVNEKGFSFMKMGFVASMPFVGGFVGSITGGWISDKILGRRRKPTMLFTAVATIVMMLIMLNVPESTTAVAVALFSVGLFLNIGWPAFTAYPMGVADNNNYPIAISVVNSGGNLGGFVSPMMAGFLLDMTGKFDAVFSYFGVCAVIGLIMILLLDEPK